The Pocillopora verrucosa isolate sample1 chromosome 14, ASM3666991v2, whole genome shotgun sequence genome has a segment encoding these proteins:
- the LOC131794779 gene encoding kelch-like protein 1 isoform X1: MDQDGDAVIFTCNDHHLKTFKKMEGYRKDSKLCDIILVVGEKRIKAHRLVLAAFSDYFSALFTGELCEKGQSVVHLTDMDPQAVEDLVQYAYTSHIEIRVDNVENLLSVSCILQIDEVKEACSEFMKHQLHPSNCLGIRAFADGHGCSELYKIADAFTKERFVDVVKNQEFVLLSSECVARLLSSDDLNVSSESQIFDALCMWAEYDKESRKKVLPRLLGLVRLPLLAPEFLVDKVEMSSLFRDISSCRELIIEAMKYQLLPKRRFQLQNSRTTPRKSTVGKLYVVGGSFLPNLGMDSSKGAIQIEHYDPRKNQWSVVSPMVTRRLQFDVAVVGGNLYVVGGRDGLKTLNTVECYNPRTKQWSPVPSMSTHRHGLGVATLNGPLYAVGGHDGWSYLSTVERFDPDTKQWSFVTPMTTARSTVGVAILNGRLYAVGGRDGSSCLNSVERYDPHTNKWSVTCPMLKRRGGVGVAVLDNFLYALGGHDAPASQDCSRQFDSVERYNPNTDQWTMVAPMINCRDAVGAACLGDRLYAIGGYDGSKYLSAVESYDPEKNKWEEVASLNSGRAAACVVSVSSDPVAG, from the exons ATGGATCAGGACGGGGACGCCGTTATCTTCACCTGTAACGACCACCATCtcaaaactttcaagaagaTGGAGGGTTATCGCAAAGATTCTAAACTATGTGATATTATTTTGGTGGTTGGGGAGAAGAGGATTAAGGCTCATCGACTCGTTCTCGCTGCTTTCAGCGACTATTTCAGCGCTTTGTTCACTGGTGAACTCTGTGAGAAGGGACAAAGTGTGGTGCATTTAACTGACATGGATCCCCAAGCTGTTGAAGATCTCGTTCAGTATGCCTACACTTCTCATATCGAAATTCGCGTAGATAACGTGGAGAACTTACTCTCAGTGTCGTGTATTTTACAGATTGATGAAGTGAAGGAGGCCTGTTCTGAATTTATGAAGCATCAACTGCACCCTAGTAACTGTTTGGGTATTCGTGCTTTTGCCGATGGACACGGTTGTAGTGAACTGTATAAAATCGCTGATGCGTTTACGAAGGAGCGATTTGTTGACGTTGTCAAAAATCAAGAATTTGTGCTTTTGAGCTCGGAATGCGTGGCTCGTCTTCTTTCAAGCGATGATCTGAATGTTTCTTCTGAATCGCAAATTTTTGACGCTCTCTGCATGTGGGCAGAGTACGATAAAGAAAGTAGAAAGAAAGTATTGCCGAGATTGTTGGGACTTGTACGATTGCCTCTACTTGCGCCGGAATTTCTTGTTGATAAAGTGGAGATGTCATCTCTATTCCGTGATATCAGCTCCTGTAGGGAGCTCATTATCGAAGCAATGAAATACCAGCTTCTACCAAAACGGCGATTTCAACTTCAGAATTCAAGGACAACCCCAAGAAAGTCTACAGTTGGCAAACTTTATGTCGTTGGAG GCTCTTTTCTTCCCAATTTAGGAATGGATTCATCCAAGGGGGCAATCCAAATTGAGCACTATGACCCACGCAAGAACCAGTGGTCTGTGGTGTCTCCAATGGTTACAAGAAGGCTGCAGTTTGATGTGGCAGTGGTAGGTGGCAATCTCTATGTTGTGGGAGGCAGGGATGGATTGAAGACATTGAATACTGTGGAATGTTACAATCCAAGGACAAAACAGTGGAGTCCTGTGCCATCCATGAGCACTCATCGTCATGGGTTGGGTGTGGCAACTTTGAATGGCCCTCTTTATGCTGTGGGTGGCCATGATGGCTGGTCTTACTTGAGCACGGTGGAAAG ATTTGACCCTGATACTAAACAGTGGAGCTTTGTTACACCAATGACGACAGCTCGTAGCACCGTGGGAGTGGCAATACTTAATGGTAGACTCTATGCAGTTGGAGGAAGGGATGGTTCTTCTTGTCTGAACTCAGTTGAGCGTTATGATCCTCACACCAACAAATGGTCAGTCACTTGCCCAATGCTTAAGAGAAGGGGAG GTGTTGGTGTGGCTGttcttgataattttctgtatgCTCTTGGGGGTCATGATGCACCTGCCAGCCAAGACTGTTCTCGCCAATTTGATTCAGTGGAAAGGTACAACCCTAATACTGACCAGTGGACTATGGTTGCACCCATGATCAACTGCCGTGATGCTGTTGGTGCAGCATGCCTTGGTGACAGGTTGTATGCCATTGGTGGTTATGATGGATCCAAGTATTTGAGTGCAGTGGAGTCGTATGACCCCGAGAAGAATAAATGGGAAGAAGTTGCTTCTCTTAACTCTGGAAGAGCTGCAGCCTGTGTGGTGTCTGTATCAAGTGATCCAGTAGCAGGTTGA
- the LOC131794779 gene encoding kelch-like protein 1 isoform X2 yields MDQDGDAVIFTCNDHHLKTFKKMEGYRKDSKLCDIILVVGEKRIKAHRLVLAAFSDYFSALFTGELCEKGQSVVHLTDMDPQAVEDLVQYAYTSHIEIRVDNVENLLSVSCILQIDEVKEACSEFMKHQLHPSNCLGIRAFADGHGCSELYKIADAFTKERFVDVVKNQEFVLLSSECVARLLSSDDLNVSSESQIFDALCMWAEYDKESRKKVLPRLLGLVRLPLLAPEFLVDKVEMSSLFRDISSCRELIIEAMKYQLLPKRRFQLQNSRTTPRKSTVGKLYVVGGMDSSKGAIQIEHYDPRKNQWSVVSPMVTRRLQFDVAVVGGNLYVVGGRDGLKTLNTVECYNPRTKQWSPVPSMSTHRHGLGVATLNGPLYAVGGHDGWSYLSTVERFDPDTKQWSFVTPMTTARSTVGVAILNGRLYAVGGRDGSSCLNSVERYDPHTNKWSVTCPMLKRRGGVGVAVLDNFLYALGGHDAPASQDCSRQFDSVERYNPNTDQWTMVAPMINCRDAVGAACLGDRLYAIGGYDGSKYLSAVESYDPEKNKWEEVASLNSGRAAACVVSVSSDPVAG; encoded by the exons ATGGATCAGGACGGGGACGCCGTTATCTTCACCTGTAACGACCACCATCtcaaaactttcaagaagaTGGAGGGTTATCGCAAAGATTCTAAACTATGTGATATTATTTTGGTGGTTGGGGAGAAGAGGATTAAGGCTCATCGACTCGTTCTCGCTGCTTTCAGCGACTATTTCAGCGCTTTGTTCACTGGTGAACTCTGTGAGAAGGGACAAAGTGTGGTGCATTTAACTGACATGGATCCCCAAGCTGTTGAAGATCTCGTTCAGTATGCCTACACTTCTCATATCGAAATTCGCGTAGATAACGTGGAGAACTTACTCTCAGTGTCGTGTATTTTACAGATTGATGAAGTGAAGGAGGCCTGTTCTGAATTTATGAAGCATCAACTGCACCCTAGTAACTGTTTGGGTATTCGTGCTTTTGCCGATGGACACGGTTGTAGTGAACTGTATAAAATCGCTGATGCGTTTACGAAGGAGCGATTTGTTGACGTTGTCAAAAATCAAGAATTTGTGCTTTTGAGCTCGGAATGCGTGGCTCGTCTTCTTTCAAGCGATGATCTGAATGTTTCTTCTGAATCGCAAATTTTTGACGCTCTCTGCATGTGGGCAGAGTACGATAAAGAAAGTAGAAAGAAAGTATTGCCGAGATTGTTGGGACTTGTACGATTGCCTCTACTTGCGCCGGAATTTCTTGTTGATAAAGTGGAGATGTCATCTCTATTCCGTGATATCAGCTCCTGTAGGGAGCTCATTATCGAAGCAATGAAATACCAGCTTCTACCAAAACGGCGATTTCAACTTCAGAATTCAAGGACAACCCCAAGAAAGTCTACAGTTGGCAAACTTTATGTCGTTGGAG GAATGGATTCATCCAAGGGGGCAATCCAAATTGAGCACTATGACCCACGCAAGAACCAGTGGTCTGTGGTGTCTCCAATGGTTACAAGAAGGCTGCAGTTTGATGTGGCAGTGGTAGGTGGCAATCTCTATGTTGTGGGAGGCAGGGATGGATTGAAGACATTGAATACTGTGGAATGTTACAATCCAAGGACAAAACAGTGGAGTCCTGTGCCATCCATGAGCACTCATCGTCATGGGTTGGGTGTGGCAACTTTGAATGGCCCTCTTTATGCTGTGGGTGGCCATGATGGCTGGTCTTACTTGAGCACGGTGGAAAG ATTTGACCCTGATACTAAACAGTGGAGCTTTGTTACACCAATGACGACAGCTCGTAGCACCGTGGGAGTGGCAATACTTAATGGTAGACTCTATGCAGTTGGAGGAAGGGATGGTTCTTCTTGTCTGAACTCAGTTGAGCGTTATGATCCTCACACCAACAAATGGTCAGTCACTTGCCCAATGCTTAAGAGAAGGGGAG GTGTTGGTGTGGCTGttcttgataattttctgtatgCTCTTGGGGGTCATGATGCACCTGCCAGCCAAGACTGTTCTCGCCAATTTGATTCAGTGGAAAGGTACAACCCTAATACTGACCAGTGGACTATGGTTGCACCCATGATCAACTGCCGTGATGCTGTTGGTGCAGCATGCCTTGGTGACAGGTTGTATGCCATTGGTGGTTATGATGGATCCAAGTATTTGAGTGCAGTGGAGTCGTATGACCCCGAGAAGAATAAATGGGAAGAAGTTGCTTCTCTTAACTCTGGAAGAGCTGCAGCCTGTGTGGTGTCTGTATCAAGTGATCCAGTAGCAGGTTGA
- the LOC131794839 gene encoding methylmalonic aciduria type A homolog, mitochondrial-like, whose product MPYRFVLRDFTRISAYRRPLWVELIGRNYSTNLEVKSTDEGYHIQRLFQGIIRGDRGSLAQAITLVETLHPIKYHQAQKLLSRVVKHSKHAPPFSNGQPCSFRIGLSGPPGGGKSTFIETFGNFLTNGKHRVAVLAVDPSSSTTGGSLLGDKTRMTELSRNLNAYIRPSPSCGTLGGVNRSTNEAILLCEAAGYDTVLVETVGVGQSEIAVASMVDMFVLLIPPAGGDELQGIKKGIVEMADLVLVNKCDGELVIPAQRIQTEYISALKLLKKKSAQWNPPVLRVSSRTGDGIEKAWETMQQYYNIMVENGELEQRRCKQHVVWMWNHIREQIMGRFKSNPEVQREICNYEKLVADGEVTPGMAADELLKIFSHSSST is encoded by the exons ATGCCTTATCGTTTTGTTTTACGTGATTTTACCCGTATTTCAGCCTACAGACGTCCTCTTTGGGTCGAATTGATAGGCAGAAATTATTCGACAAATCTCGAAGTCAAATCTACGGACGAAGGGTATCACATTCAGCGGTTATTTCAGGGAATCATTCGAGGCGACCGTGGAAGTTTAGCGCAAGCCATAACATTGGTGGAAACTCTTCATCCCATAAAATATCACCAGGCACAGAAACTGCTCTCCAGGGTTGTTAAACATTCAAAACATGCACCTCCATTCTCAAATGGCCAGCCGTGCTCCTTCAGGATTGGTTTATCAGGCCCCCCAGGAGGTGGAAAATCTACATTTATTGAGACTTTTGGGAATTTTCTAACCAACGGAAAGCATCGGGTTGCTGTTTTGGCAGTGGATCCTTCATCCTCTACTACAGGTGGTTCCTTACTGGGCGACAAGACACGAATGACAGAGTTGTCACGAAATCTCAATGCGTACATCAGGCCGTCCCCCTCATGTGGAACGCTGG GTGGTGTAAACCGGAGCACAAATGAAGCCATTCTTCTTTGTGAAGCTGCTGGTTATGACACTGTCTTGGTAGAAACAGTGGGAGTTGGACAATCAGAAATTGCTGTTGCCTCCATGGTAGACATGTTTGTTCTTCTTATTCCACCAGCTGGTGGTGATGAACTCCAAGGAATCAAAAAAGGCATCGTGGAGATGGCAGATCTTGTGTTGGTCAATAAATGTGATGGAGAACTTGTTATTCCAGCTCAGAGAATACAAACAGAGTACATCAGTGCTctgaaattgttaaagaaaaagtCAGCTCAGTGGAATCCACCG GTTCTCCGTGTTTCATCCAGAACTGGTGATGGTATTGAGAAAGCTTGGGAAACTATGCAGCAGTATTACAATATTATGGTTGAAAATGGTGAACTTGAACAAAGACGTTGTAAACAGCATGTTGTCTGGATGTGGAATCATATCAGAGAACAAATCATGGGAAGATTTAAATCGAATCCTGAAGTTCAAAGAGAAATTTGTAACTATGAAAAATTAGTAGCAGATGGGGAAGTCACACCAGGAATGGCAGCTGATGAGCTTCTTAAAATATTCTCACATTCATCTAGTACATGA